ATATTGTAGCCTTTATAAAGCTCTTCAAAGAAAGTATCATTTGCATTTACGTTTTGGGGGTCGGAATTACTTAGCATTAAGAAGGCCCCTTTTTTACTTGCAGTATCATAAAACCTTGCAAGCTCGATTTGTTTGTCGTCATTAAATTCAAATTCACAATAAGAAGTAAAACTTGAGGTAGTATTTAAGGGCCTGTAAGGAGGGTCAAAGTATACCAGGGTGTTTTCATCTATCAAATTTAGACACTCTCTGTAATCACCTTGTGCAATTGAGACATTTGTTAATGCCTTGCTGACGGCTCTTAGGTTGGATTCATCGCATATGGTGGGGTTCTTATAGTTACCCATAGGGACATTGAAATGACCTTGTTTATTGACACGAAATAATCCATTATAACAAGTACGGTTGAGAAAAATAAATTGACTAGCCCGCTCGATTGTTTTCTCACTGTAATTCTGGAAATCAAAATTCTGCTTGTTCTGATTAAACTGGCTTCGAATCTCGTAATATAATTGTTTTCTACCACTTTTATCCAAGGAGAGATATTTTTTT
This region of Desulforamulus ferrireducens genomic DNA includes:
- a CDS encoding DNA adenine methylase, translated to MGQNLYAKPFLKWAGGKTQLLSIFRKYYPTELFEGRIKRYIEPFVGSGAVLFELIQNYDIDEFHILDINPELIINYLVIKKDVETLIESLKDLEKKYLSLDKSGRKQLYYEIRSQFNQNKQNFDFQNYSEKTIERASQFIFLNRTCYNGLFRVNKQGHFNVPMGNYKNPTICDESNLRAVSKALTNVSIAQGDYRECLNLIDENTLVYFDPPYRPLNTTSSFTSYCEFEFNDDKQIELARFYDTASKKGAFLMLSNSDPQNVNANDTFFEELYKGYNIYTEKAKRLINSKGEKRGLIN